In the Topomyia yanbarensis strain Yona2022 chromosome 3, ASM3024719v1, whole genome shotgun sequence genome, one interval contains:
- the LOC131688676 gene encoding centrosomal protein of 131 kDa, with protein sequence MELSLYGSQINLATREKTTPTNNYMHLVGAGSSRPGSAFNSRRFAAHIKRPLSADSQIQRKPSSTIGGYLSKRSTSSSSLLKSLLAEPISRYWGTKTLTGGRSTKQMSKVKSKKRSIVTSRKNLVDCSSEEETSMDEDTQESNNEAELENIWFADKLKIIAGADKKPPAPRGATRKPVSKKTNNERQPSGVSKIQKNIDLPGRVSFSSNDPYEVDYSEYEDNDFAVEKQDQLEKSLCRNESIYDSQNFQEPLIEQVKPIVSNSVKFEDDLVSSSNDTREEKTEKNVKFGSKQDSFVDENDSNKIIEDYKKEIEDINRRREMELKLVQSECAKPYDPKMYTVEVTETYVEETYKITANDDLREKPRRHIGEPKKDVINEYYECINEIINQQNDTSKHNYKEDTLQVNLNNESKPILMDKFQPIKIDSKLSDPDKNKLGNTPNQIIKNHFKVKGQNLNDIKSNKSNQKTSVLTCKKNSKTLEKPKSADVQKSILRNPKNNNASNKFLGPLCRQDSNISEFQMEKIVSWMSCNEETFHGPFEATDTAMRATLGTVEEIKGRPTTPNDPSKTTDDESCYNFDPARSRETTGNEQIKYDEESLLANEIIKPKPDFQTLKSEVEYRLSNILDLRESPDSSGPQFHQHDQHDKDKLNDLFSYLDQVDLKCEKALKTVAPSESDRSEIEFAAEPDYMETIPKMSDLLEIPIHQLARRVIKLSLRANELSNAIHLSKDHVSNLKTDKMKALRAEKTAFLNKLKEQKKHYEDIIGRHQEFIDQLIKDKSGLCEKVTQLTRRIESQNQIWEHRLKTELERAKDTALAAEKIRREKWVRENTKKIKELTVKGLELEINKMTATHQKDVAELKRQHKDEMMCAISELKLQYEQKEADIRQSLQKDRDAFIERERQSLLERFDKQVSEERSIFEQQRQHLLNEFEIEKERNLKDLKNRNQYFETQIQELKCENAKNLEFARKEYVQMLKDRENKHKEELAKLQNQLEADFSVWKRKHEESAKNAMEDRENVVRQQLRAERDQQIDRIVAKVDAETQKYQQDFDAKMNRLKEKHQVEMHEQEATEALLKQKYQDTRDKLSESEAIIQNMKSSAKQLELQLNHSKKLCEDLLREKESMKEEARKEVQKDLTNMQQEREREIERIYCRVQQAIDKKDVTIANLQKDVNSLKERCLKQDAVIRQQRIDYCIK encoded by the exons GAAAAGACTACCCCCACAAACAATTATATGCACCTGGTAGGTGCAGGTTCTTCCCGTCCCGGATCGGCATTCAACAGTCGTCGCTTTGCGGCTCACATAAAACGTCCCCTATCGGCAGATAGTCAAATACAACGAAAACCGTCGTCAACAATAGGAGGTTATCTGTCAAAGCGTAGCACTTCGTCGTCCAGTCTCCTGAAGTCACTGTTAGCGGAGCCGATCTCACGCTACTGGGGGACAAAGACACTGACTGGCGGTCGCTCGACTAAGCAAATGTCAAAAGTGAAAAGTAAGAAACGGAGTATCGTTACCTCAAGGAAAAATCTGGTAGATTGTAGCTCTGAGGAGGAAACCAGTATGGACGAAGACACACAGGAATCGAACAATGAAGCTGAACTTGAGAACATCTGGTTCGCAGATAAACTGAAGATCATAGCTGGAGCTGATAAGAAACCACCGGCTCCACGTGGCGCTACGCGTAAACCAGTTTCGAAAAAAACTAATAATGAAAGGCAACCAAGTGGTgtttcaaaaatacaaaaaaatattgatctGCCCGGTAGGGTGTCGTTCAGTTCTAATGACCCTTACGAGGTTGACTACAGCGAATATGAAGATAATGATTTTGCTGTTGAGAAACAGGATCAACTAGAAAAGTCCCTGTGCAGAAATGAATCGATATATGACAGCCAAAACTTTCAAGAACCGTTGATAGAGCAAGTAAAACCAATAGTCAGTAATTCGGTGAAATTTGAAGATGATTTGGTGAGTTCCAGCAATGATACTAGAGAGGAAaagactgaaaaaaatgttaaatttggtTCGAAACAGGACTCGTTCGTCGACGAAAATGATTCAAACAAAATTATCGAAGACTACAAGAAAGAGATTGAAGACATAAACCGCCGGAGAGAAATGGAATTAAAGTTGGTTCAGTCAGAGTGTGCTAAGCCCTACGATCCGAAGATGTACACGGTTGAAGTTACAGAGACATACGTGGAGGAGACCTATAAGATAACTGCCAACGACGACTTGAGGGAGAAACCACGCAGACATATAGGGGAACCGAAAAAGGATGTGATTAACGAATACTACGAATGCATCAATGAGATCATCAACCAACAAAACGACACTTCTAAACATAATTATAAGGAAGACACATTACAGGTCAATCTGAACAATGAATCTAAACCAATTCTCATGGATAAGTTTCAACCGATTAAAATTGATTCAAAATTGTCCGATCCTGATAAAAACAAGTTGGGGAATACACCCAACCAAATAATCAAAAACCACTTCAAAGTTAAGGGACAGAACTTGAATGATATCAAATCTAACAAATCCAATCAGAAAACCTCCGTGTTAACGTGTAAAAAGAATAGCAAAACTCTTGAAAAGCCAAAATCTGCCGATGTTCAAAAATCAATCCTCAGAAATCCGAAGAATAATAACGCGTCAAATAAGTTCTTGGGCCCACTTTGTCGCCAGGATAGCAACATCTCAGAATTCCAGATGGAAAAGATAGTCAGTTGGATGTCCTGCAATGAGGAAACTTTTCATGGGCCGTTTGAAGCGACGGACACGGCTATGCGAGCTACGCTGGGAACGGTGGAGGAAATCAAGGGACGTCCGACAACTCCGAATGATCCTAGCAAAACTACCGATGACGAGTCCTGCTACAATTTTGATCCTGCTCGATCCCGGGAGACGACAGGTAATGAACAGATAAAGTACGACGAAGAATCGTTACTGGCGAATGAAATTATCAAGCCGAAGCCGG ATTTCCAGACCCTCAAAAGTGAAGTCGAGTATCGGTTGAGCAACATCCTTGATTTACGTGAATCACCTGACAGTTCTGGGCCTCAGTTTCATCAGCATGACCAGCACGATAAAGACAAGCTAAATGATCTGTTTTCCTATCTCGACCAGGTAGATTTGAAGTGTGAGAAAGCGCTTAAAACAGTAGCTCCGTCGGAGTCGGATCGGTCAGAGATAGAATTCGCTGCGGAACCAGATTACATGGAAACAATTCCAAA AATGAGTGACCTTCTGGAGATACCCATCCATCAACTGGCCAGGCGTGTTATAAAACTTTCGCTCCGGGCCAACGAATTGAGCAATGCAATTCATCTATCAAAGGATCACGTGTCGAATCTGAAGACCGACAAGATGAAAGCACTGCGCGCAGAGAAGACCGCCTTCTTAAATAAGCTAAAAGAGCAGAAAAAGCACTACGAGGACATCATTGGTCGGCATCAAGAGTTTATCGATCAGCTGATCAAGGACAAATCGGGGCTGTGTGAGAAAGTTACACAATTGACGCGGAGGATCGAATCGCAGAATCAAATCTGGGAGCATCGACTGAAGACAGAATTGGAAAGGGCAAAAGATACTGCACTTGCAGCTGAAAAGATTAGACGAGAAAAATGGGTTAGggaaaatactaaaaaaattaaggaaCTGACCGTGAAGGGCTTGGAACTAGAGATAAATAAAATGACGGCAACTCATCAGAAAGATGTGGCAGAGCTGAAACGACAACACAAGGATGAGATGATGTGCGCGATTTCGGAACTAAAACTGCAGTACGAACAGAAGGAAGCTGATATTCGGCAAAGTTTGCAGAAGGATAGGGATGCCTTCATCGAAAGGGAAAGACAAAGTCTGCTGGAAAGGTTCGACAAACAGGTTAGCGAGGAGCGATCCATATTTGAACAGCAACGTCAGCATTTGCTAAATGAATTCGAAATTGAGAAGGAAAGGAATCTAAAAGACCTCAAGAATCGTAATCAGTACTTTGAAACTCAAATTCAAGAGCTAAAGTGCGAGAATGCTAAAAATTTGGAATTTGCTCGTAAAGAGTACGTACAGATGTTGAAAGATCGGGAGAATAAACATAAG GAAGAGCTAGCGAAACTGCAGAATCAGCTAGAAGCCGACTTTTCAGTTTGGAAAAGAAAACATGAGGAGAGCGCAAAAAATGCCATGGAAGACCGTGAAAACGTTGTTAGACAGCAGTTAAGGGCAGAAAGAGATCAACAGATCGATCGAATTGTCGCCAAAGTTGATGCCGAAACTCAAAAGTACCAACAGGATTTCGATGCTAAAATGAA TCGTCTCAAAGAGAAACATCAGGTGGAAATGCACGAGCAGGAAGCCACCGAGGCACTGCTCAAGCAAAAATACCAGGATACGCGAGATAAGTTGTCGGAGAGCGAAGCGATTATACAGAACATGAAATCTTCCGCGAAGCAGCTCGAATTACAGTTGAACCATTCAAAGAAATTGTGCGAAGATCTTCTTCGTGAAAAGGAATCCATGAAGGAGGAGGCTCGGAAAGAGGTTCAAAAAGATCTGACCAACATGCAGCAGGAACGCGAACGTGAAATTGAACGAATTTACTGCAG GGTTCAGCAGGCAATCGACAAGAAGGATGTAACGATCGCAAATTTGCAAAAGGATGTCAATTCTTTGAAGGAACGTTGTCTTAAACAGGATGCAGTTATTCGACAGCAACGAATTGACTACTGCATAAAATAG